The Caldisericaceae bacterium DNA segment TCTCACCAATCTTAGTCTTGCAGGATTGTGGAGTTGGTGAGTAGCCAATTGGAATCTCAAATTAAAAAGTTCTTTTCTAAGTGTTTTTAAACTATTTTCTATTTCTTGGTCGGTCATATCTCTAATCTGCTGAATTTTCATTTTACTCCTCCTCTACTGTTACCATCTTCACCTTAACCGGGAGTTTATGCCCAACTTGTTTCGTTAGTTCTAAAGCAGTTTCCTTATCAACTCCAGAGAACTCGAACATAACCCTACCTGGCTTAACAACAGAAACCCAATGATCAACATCACCTTTGCCACCACCCATTCTTGTTTCAGCAGGTTTCTTGGTAACTGATTTATCTGGGAAAATTCTTATCCATAGTTTTCCTGTTTTTCTAACAGCGGATATTAATATTAATCTGCAAGCTTCAATTTGACGAGCTGAAATCCAACCTGGCTCAAGCGTTTGAATTCCATATTCGCCAAAATGCACAGAAGTAGCACCTTTTGACTTACCTTTTGTTCTACCTCTATGCATTTTTCTGTATTTAACTCTTTCTGGCATTAACATTTTCACACCTCCGATTATGAAGCAAAGAAAAGTGGCTCTTTTGC contains these protein-coding regions:
- the rpmC gene encoding 50S ribosomal protein L29, with protein sequence MKIQQIRDMTDQEIENSLKTLRKELFNLRFQLATHQLHNPARLRLVRKDIARLLTVKRERELEREEV
- the rplP gene encoding 50S ribosomal protein L16, producing the protein MLMPERVKYRKMHRGRTKGKSKGATSVHFGEYGIQTLEPGWISARQIEACRLILISAVRKTGKLWIRIFPDKSVTKKPAETRMGGGKGDVDHWVSVVKPGRVMFEFSGVDKETALELTKQVGHKLPVKVKMVTVEEE